TAATTCACATCAGTAACTAATTGAGTAACTAAAATTGGAACCATAACTGTAACCGACAACTTCTTAAATTCTAGTAAAAGCCACCTTCTTTCTATTTTGGGTTTCTATTTTCTTGCAAGACATCTCTAGCTCATACCCTACATTTACATCCAATTAAATCCTAATCTCTTCACTCATAAATACATACATAAATAGTTGACACAAGCTGAAAGGGTCATTTCATAAAAGAGTACAGAGAGTTTACGGGCAATGGAGATTAAGGTGGAAGATGGAAACTCTCATGATCACCATCTCAATGAGCAAAAGCTTCCCCTCCTGGAAGCTGCAGGTTTGCCCATGCCTAACACACAAGTGAAAAACCTGATTCAGAAAGCGATTACTCAGACATTTAAGAGCACAGCCCATTTGGCTAATCTATTACCAACAGGAACGGTTCTTGCTTTCCAGCTCTTATCGCCCATATTCTCTAATCAAGGCAACTGTGACTCAGTTAGCAGGTTCATGACCACAGGTCTAGTAGCTCTATGTGGCTTGTCATGTTTCTTATCGAGCTTCACAGACAGCTTTATAGACAAGAACGGGAACGTTTGTTATGGTTTCGCTACATTTCGTGGGTTATGGATTATTGATGGGTCAGAAACTATTGAACCTGAGATTGGTGCAAAGTACAGGCTGCGGTTTATAGATTTCATGCACGCCCTCATGTCAATACTTGTGTTTGCAGCTATTGCGCTGTTTGATCAGAATGTGGTAAATTGCTTCAATCCAACACCATCCGCTGAGACGCAGGAAGTCCTCATGGCATTGCCAGTGGGGATTGGTGTAATTTGCAGTATGTTGTTTGTTGTTTTTCCTACACAGCGCCATGGAATTGGCTTCCCTCTCTCTGCTATCTGATATATACTTGGTTCCCTGCTTGCTCTTCAAGATGTAAAGCTCAGGCAAATATATTTGTACGTGTCGTCATTCTTTTCTGTATTCTTTTGTTAAAGGATTCACATATATGATCATTTCATTCTCCCTGCAAATTGAACCATTTTCTGGCTCTTCAAATCATTAAATTATGTGATCGTTGTCATTATACATACAAAAACAAAGAATTATTCCAAGCTCCTTTGCTAGGGATGTATTTTGAATGGCATTCTTTCTCTTGCATTCTCAGATACAACTGGATCACCTCGTTCCTATAATGGTGTTAGGCATGGACCCTTCTGCTGAAACAAAACAAACTTTTGCCCGCCAGTGGTTGTGGCCTTGGACAATATTAGAAGATCATAGACAATACTGATCACCGTTCAAACAATTAGAAAATGTCTCACCAAAAATAAGTGACGCACCATACAATGAAAGCAACAAAACCCCATTTACAAAACAGCTTAGCTTCTGCATTTTAACTTGATGATTAATGGAATCTCCCCGATCTGTCTCTGTGTGTCTCCGAATGTCATCTTTCATACGGGCATCCAAATTAAGAAATTCCTCCAGCTACTTTTCATAACTCATAACGACCAATCTACTTGTCATAACTCATAACGACCAATGTACATCCTCCAATTCTAGCCTCACTCGCATATAACTTCTACTTTTACCCCATATAAATAGAGTTACTTACCCAAACCTATTGGTATGAGCTTAAACCGGATAAAATCATATTTAGGTCATGACTGAGGCCAAACCAGATAACTCTGGCCATCTAGGTGAACAAACTCTATCTGCTTCTGAAATGGGCAAAAGACCTCTAAAGGTAAAgatatttgtcacaccttatccctctgtaatataacatgatcctgtataaTACCtattgaattaccgaacttcacctaccgataactcattaagtaccttacaagtgattttaaaatcattttcttactttttggaagtggtgagcattttcttacctttaatagaagtttaaaagctaattacaatttttttccatttttatttgtccgcaaagtttaggaaaattttggcagaataccgtctgtattttaataaaacaatTCTTTAAATACCAGTAAaaaacttccaataatttgtttcatcaattcaacacTACACAACAAACtgcaacatcatttctcaaactccaaaattcaaatcaataattcacaactcaatatttccattcatttttcattaaagtaaaaacaaattacatttatcaaccac
The Hevea brasiliensis isolate MT/VB/25A 57/8 chromosome 18, ASM3005281v1, whole genome shotgun sequence genome window above contains:
- the LOC110646685 gene encoding protein DMP4-like, which produces MEIKVEDGNSHDHHLNEQKLPLLEAAGLPMPNTQVKNLIQKAITQTFKSTAHLANLLPTGTVLAFQLLSPIFSNQGNCDSVSRFMTTGLVALCGLSCFLSSFTDSFIDKNGNVCYGFATFRGLWIIDGSETIEPEIGAKYRLRFIDFMHALMSILVFAAIALFDQNVVNCFNPTPSAETQEVLMALPVGIGVICSMLFVVFPTQRHGIGFPLSAI